The following DNA comes from Pomacea canaliculata isolate SZHN2017 linkage group LG10, ASM307304v1, whole genome shotgun sequence.
CCTGATCATTTTGAACATCGACAAGAAATTCGCAAATCATGGTGCAATCCTGAATTGTCCAATGACAAAGTAAATGCTTGGCAGTGTGTATTTCTGATTGGACAGACATCCATTCCTGAAATAAATACAAGGTTAAAAAGGGAAAGTGAACTCCATCATGACATCCTTCGAGGCAGCTATCTGGATTCTTATCGCAATCTTACCCACAAAGTCATGCATGGCCTATCATGGGTAGCAGCCAAATGTGAGGCCCCGTATGTTCTGAAGACAGATGATGACTGCTTTGTCAATACACATTTGCTGCTGCAGTTTTTGCTACATCACAATCCACAAACCAGCAGGCTGTATGCAGGAAACATGTTGTTAGATAGTAGTAGGAGGAAAGTGATCCGCAAGCCAAATGAAAAGTGGTCTGTACCAGAAAAGGATTACCTCCCCGACTATTACCCTGTCTATGCCAGTGGCAGTGGCTATGCCCTGTCGTTTGATGTTGTGTCAGAAGCAGTGAAAGAGAGTCATTTTATAAAACCCATTCCTAATGAAGATGCTTACATTGGTATTGTAATGGATCATCTAAAAATTAAGCCAACTATTAGTGGACGATTTACACTGTCTAGCAATGGCTTGCGACTTTGcaattatttgtatatatttgtagcaCATGGTGTTTCTCCCCAAATGCACAAAGAAATGCATGCAAAT
Coding sequences within:
- the LOC112573214 gene encoding beta-1,3-galactosyltransferase 5-like, with product MTQRMPWVKSWLGWLIAWDTESQVLVTVYVENAMQPHRLSRHARRVLLTTSIWSVLLLVFIFFFTYTVLLIFIRQPLQEENFSAVFPGSSPWSSGHSRQRIKLLGRDFGEGIFGRNLSDNPAAFFDGAHGRRTVWNAEQLYDTGAAIPKCQHGSMFLIIITSSPDHFEHRQEIRKSWCNPELSNDKVNAWQCVFLIGQTSIPEINTRLKRESELHHDILRGSYLDSYRNLTHKVMHGLSWVAAKCEAPYVLKTDDDCFVNTHLLLQFLLHHNPQTSRLYAGNMLLDSSRRKVIRKPNEKWSVPEKDYLPDYYPVYASGSGYALSFDVVSEAVKESHFIKPIPNEDAYIGIVMDHLKIKPTISGRFTLSSNGLRLCNYLYIFVAHGVSPQMHKEMHANMMTAESKCNDDDEINTWY